A section of the Salmo trutta chromosome 4, fSalTru1.1, whole genome shotgun sequence genome encodes:
- the LOC115192580 gene encoding fibronectin type III and SPRY domain-containing protein 1 translates to MGDQKESLRKITTTLALKNDEITNFICCLKQSLENLEGNSSRVQEDLETEFSSLHSVLDELKDSMVTRIKQERASRTYELQSQLSACSKALESSEELLEVANQTLCSSEADDFTQAAKDIKDSVTMAPAFRLSLKAKASDSMSHMMVDFTQEREMLQAIKFLPVPATPEILVSECQVCDNTVTVQWALPEPDTKIDHYDLEHRRTNYEGPPRAREDYPWMVVEGIRETEYTLTGLRFDTRYMTFRVKACNKAVAGEFSELVTLETHAFLFKLDAGSSHQNLKVEDLSVEWDSCGGKVVQDIRKDKNRTNQSPMHSPARTAMNSPKRVPSARVGRDRFTAESYTVLGDTFIDAGQQYWEVRFDKESKAFAVGLALRNLGRFDQLGKSNASWCIHLNNWLHQSLTAKHNNKARTLDCPIPDRIGVYCNYEEGALSFYNARTKTLMHTFRTKFTQPVIPAFSVWNGSFSVQTGLQVPSVVQSGQRKNSGTSSSNASLT, encoded by the exons ATGGGAGATCAGAAG GAATCACTGCGTAAGATCACCACTACCCTGGCCCTGAAGAATGATGAGATCACAAACTTCATCTGCTGTCTGAAACAGAGCCTGGAGAACCTGGAG GGGAACTCCAGCCGTGTCCAGGAGGACCTGGAGACAGAGTTCAGCtccctccactcagtactggaTGAGCTGAAAGACAGCATGGTCACCAGGATCAAACAGGAGAGGGCCAGCCGCACCTATGAGCTACAG AGTCAGCTGAGTGCGTGCTCCAAAGCCCTGGAGAGCTCTGAGGAGCTTTTGGAGGTAGCCAATCAGACTCTCTGCTCCTCGGAAGCAGACGACTTCACTCAG GCGGCCAAAGACATTAAGGATAG TGTGACAATGGCCCCTGCCTTCCGTTTGTCGCTGAAAGCCAAAGCCAGTGACAGCATGAGTCACATGATGGTGGACTTCACCCAAGAGCGGGAGATGCTGCAGGCAATCAAGTTCCTCCCAG TACCTGCCACCCCAGAGATTCTGGTGTCAGAGTGCCAGGTCTGTGACAACACGGTGACAGTACAGTGGGCTCTGCCGGAGCCTGACACCAAGATAGATCACTATGACCTGGAGCATCGCCGCACCAACTACGAGGGGCCGCCCCGCGCCCGGGAGGACTACCCCTGGATGGTGGTGGAGGGCATTCGAGAGACAGAGTACACCCTTACAG GGCTTCGCTTTGACACACGTTACATGACGTTCCGTGTGAAGGCGTGTAACAAGGCTGTGGCAGGAGAGTTCTCTGAGCTTGTAACACTGGAGACACATG CGTTCCTGTTTAAGCTGGATGCAGGCTCGTCCCATCAGAACCTGAAGGTGGAGGACCTCAGTGTGGAGTGGGACAGCTGTGGGGGGAAGGTCGTCCAGGACATCCGCAAGGACAAGAACAGAACCAACCAATCTCCCATGCACTCCCCAGCCAG GACGGCCATGAATTCACCGAAGAGAGTGCCGTCTGCTCGGGTCGGCAGAGACCGATTCACAGCTGAATCCTACACTGTACTGGGAGACACCTTTATCGACGCAGGCCAGCAGTACTGGGAGGTGCGTTTCGATAAGGAGAGCAAGGCGTTCGCTGTGGGCTTGGCCCTGCGGAACCTGGGCCGCTTTGACCAGCTGGGGAAGAGCAACGCCTCGTGGTGCATCCACCTGAACAACTGGCTGCACCAGAGCCTCACAGCCAAGCACAACAACAAGGCCCGCACCCTGGACTGTCCCATCCCCGACCGCATAGGTGTCTACTGCAACTACGAGGAGG GTGCACTGTCCTTCTACAACGCCAGAACCAAGACGCTGATGCACACCTTTAGAACCAAGTTCACTCAGCCTGTCATACCAGCCTTCTCG GTGTGGAATGGGAGTTTCTCAGTGCAGACGGGTCTGCAGGTGCCCAGTGTGGTGCAGAGTGGCCAGAGGAAGAACAGTGGTACCAGCAGCTCCAACGCCAGCCTCACCTAG
- the LOC115192583 gene encoding leucine-rich repeat extensin-like protein 2 isoform X3, translating into MDIWNKVINLLFLIALTATVTSALSAVITDPPQRTVEAPLGSSLTLNCSFEPQTSAWVRWYFNINQSCGDSRSSQLSSHKISVNKTVEQNDGGHFLQESGRAWSRLTVRDVWYNDSGWYFCWVQADIPYLRNSNSNGTQVIITGKMTESTPPLMTGWKLWVAVGAASAILVPLLVVIWILLQRRRSIIQRENPIYTNMPAIKQPSPRPGLQMDKQKISPTLKYLRTPTPARTHDNKHIRIPNPRRGNDNKPLTETPNPRRANDNKHLKISPPPRAHDNKPLTKISPPPRAHDNKPLTKISTPPRAHDNKPLTKITPPPRALNNKPLTKISTPPRALNNKPLTKTPYPPRAHDNKPLTETPYPPRAHDNKPLTKTPNPPRAHDGKHLPTPARAYDLRTPTPSRAHDSK; encoded by the exons ATGGACATCTGGAACAAAGTGATCAACTTGCTGTTTCTTATAG CACTCACGGCAACAGTGACGTCTGCTCTGAGCGCTGTGATCACGGATCCACCCCAAAGGACAGTGGAAGCTCCTCTTGGCTCCTCTCTGACCCTCAACTGCAGTTTTGAGCCTCAGACTAGTGCCTGGGTGAGGTGGTATTTCAACATAAACCAATCATGCGGTGATTCTCGTTCCAGTCAACTTTCCTCCCATAAGATATCGGTCAACAAGACTGTGGAGCAGAACGATGGAGGTCATTTCCTTCAGGAGTCTGGGAGAGCTTGGTCCAGACTGACTGTGAGAGATGTCTGGTACAATGACAGTGGGTGGTACTTCTGTTGGGTTCAGGCAGATATCCCTTACCTTAGAAACAGTAACAGCAATGGAACTCAAGTTATTATTA CTGGCAAGATGACAGAGAGTACCCCTCCATTGATGACAG GCTGGAAGCTGTGGGTAGCAGTGGGAGCAGCAAGTGCCATACTGGTTCCACTGCTAGTGGTCATCTGGATCTTACTACAACGAAGGAGAAGCATAATACAAAGAG AGAATCCTATCTATACCAACATGCCTGCAATAAAACAACCCTCTCCGCGTCCAGGACTACAGATGGACAAACAGAAGATTTCTCCCACTTTAAAATATCTCAGGACCCCAACTCCAGCCAGAACCCACGACAACAAACACATCAGGATCCCAAATCCACGCAGGGGAAATGACAACAAACCCCTCACCGAGACCCCAAATCCACGCAGGGCAAATGACAACAAACACCTCAAGATCTCACCTCCACCCAGGGCCCATGACAACAAACCCCTCACCAAGATCTCACCTCCACCCAGGGCCCATGACAACAAACCCCTCACCAAGATCTCAACTCCACCCAGGGCCCATGACAACAAACCCCTCACCAAGATCACACCTCCACCCAGGGCCCTTAACAACAAACCCCTCACCAAGATCTCAACTCCACCCAGGGCCCTTAACAACAAACCCCTCACCAAGACCCCATATCCACCCAGGGCCCATGACAACAAACCCCTCACCGAGACCCCATATCCACCCAGGGCCCATGACAACAAACCCCTCACCAAGACCCCAAATCCACCTAGAGCCCATGATGGCAAACATCTTCCAACTCCTGCCAGGGCATATGACCTCAGGACCCCAACTCCATCCAGGGCCCATGACAGCAAATAA
- the LOC115192583 gene encoding uncharacterized protein LOC115192583 isoform X1 — protein MDIWNKVINLLFLIALTATVTSALSAVITDPPQRTVEAPLGSSLTLNCSFEPQTSAWVRWYFNINQSCGDSRSSQLSSHKISVNKTVEQNDGGHFLQESGRAWSRLTVRDVWYNDSGWYFCWVQADIPYLRNSNSNGTQVIITGKMTESTPPLMTVTRSPHSNGGLLLGWKLWVAVGAASAILVPLLVVIWILLQRRRSIIQRENPIYTNMPAIKQPSPRPGLQMDKQKISPTLKYLRTPTPARTHDNKHIRIPNPRRGNDNKPLTETPNPRRANDNKHLKISPPPRAHDNKPLTKISPPPRAHDNKPLTKISTPPRAHDNKPLTKITPPPRALNNKPLTKISTPPRALNNKPLTKTPYPPRAHDNKPLTETPYPPRAHDNKPLTKTPNPPRAHDGKHLPTPARAYDLRTPTPSRAHDSK, from the exons ATGGACATCTGGAACAAAGTGATCAACTTGCTGTTTCTTATAG CACTCACGGCAACAGTGACGTCTGCTCTGAGCGCTGTGATCACGGATCCACCCCAAAGGACAGTGGAAGCTCCTCTTGGCTCCTCTCTGACCCTCAACTGCAGTTTTGAGCCTCAGACTAGTGCCTGGGTGAGGTGGTATTTCAACATAAACCAATCATGCGGTGATTCTCGTTCCAGTCAACTTTCCTCCCATAAGATATCGGTCAACAAGACTGTGGAGCAGAACGATGGAGGTCATTTCCTTCAGGAGTCTGGGAGAGCTTGGTCCAGACTGACTGTGAGAGATGTCTGGTACAATGACAGTGGGTGGTACTTCTGTTGGGTTCAGGCAGATATCCCTTACCTTAGAAACAGTAACAGCAATGGAACTCAAGTTATTATTA CTGGCAAGATGACAGAGAGTACCCCTCCATTGATGACAG TAACTCGGTCTCCCCACTCCAATGGAGGTTTGCTTCTAGGCTGGAAGCTGTGGGTAGCAGTGGGAGCAGCAAGTGCCATACTGGTTCCACTGCTAGTGGTCATCTGGATCTTACTACAACGAAGGAGAAGCATAATACAAAGAG AGAATCCTATCTATACCAACATGCCTGCAATAAAACAACCCTCTCCGCGTCCAGGACTACAGATGGACAAACAGAAGATTTCTCCCACTTTAAAATATCTCAGGACCCCAACTCCAGCCAGAACCCACGACAACAAACACATCAGGATCCCAAATCCACGCAGGGGAAATGACAACAAACCCCTCACCGAGACCCCAAATCCACGCAGGGCAAATGACAACAAACACCTCAAGATCTCACCTCCACCCAGGGCCCATGACAACAAACCCCTCACCAAGATCTCACCTCCACCCAGGGCCCATGACAACAAACCCCTCACCAAGATCTCAACTCCACCCAGGGCCCATGACAACAAACCCCTCACCAAGATCACACCTCCACCCAGGGCCCTTAACAACAAACCCCTCACCAAGATCTCAACTCCACCCAGGGCCCTTAACAACAAACCCCTCACCAAGACCCCATATCCACCCAGGGCCCATGACAACAAACCCCTCACCGAGACCCCATATCCACCCAGGGCCCATGACAACAAACCCCTCACCAAGACCCCAAATCCACCTAGAGCCCATGATGGCAAACATCTTCCAACTCCTGCCAGGGCATATGACCTCAGGACCCCAACTCCATCCAGGGCCCATGACAGCAAATAA
- the LOC115192583 gene encoding uncharacterized protein LOC115192583 isoform X2 encodes MDIWNKVINLLFLIALTATVTSALSAVITDPPQRTVEAPLGSSLTLNCSFEPQTSAWVRWYFNINQSCGDSRSSQLSSHKISVNKTVEQNDGGHFLQESGRAWSRLTVRDVWYNDSGWYFCWVQADIPYLRNSNSNGTQVIITGKMTESTPPLMTGLLLGWKLWVAVGAASAILVPLLVVIWILLQRRRSIIQRENPIYTNMPAIKQPSPRPGLQMDKQKISPTLKYLRTPTPARTHDNKHIRIPNPRRGNDNKPLTETPNPRRANDNKHLKISPPPRAHDNKPLTKISPPPRAHDNKPLTKISTPPRAHDNKPLTKITPPPRALNNKPLTKISTPPRALNNKPLTKTPYPPRAHDNKPLTETPYPPRAHDNKPLTKTPNPPRAHDGKHLPTPARAYDLRTPTPSRAHDSK; translated from the exons ATGGACATCTGGAACAAAGTGATCAACTTGCTGTTTCTTATAG CACTCACGGCAACAGTGACGTCTGCTCTGAGCGCTGTGATCACGGATCCACCCCAAAGGACAGTGGAAGCTCCTCTTGGCTCCTCTCTGACCCTCAACTGCAGTTTTGAGCCTCAGACTAGTGCCTGGGTGAGGTGGTATTTCAACATAAACCAATCATGCGGTGATTCTCGTTCCAGTCAACTTTCCTCCCATAAGATATCGGTCAACAAGACTGTGGAGCAGAACGATGGAGGTCATTTCCTTCAGGAGTCTGGGAGAGCTTGGTCCAGACTGACTGTGAGAGATGTCTGGTACAATGACAGTGGGTGGTACTTCTGTTGGGTTCAGGCAGATATCCCTTACCTTAGAAACAGTAACAGCAATGGAACTCAAGTTATTATTA CTGGCAAGATGACAGAGAGTACCCCTCCATTGATGACAG GTTTGCTTCTAGGCTGGAAGCTGTGGGTAGCAGTGGGAGCAGCAAGTGCCATACTGGTTCCACTGCTAGTGGTCATCTGGATCTTACTACAACGAAGGAGAAGCATAATACAAAGAG AGAATCCTATCTATACCAACATGCCTGCAATAAAACAACCCTCTCCGCGTCCAGGACTACAGATGGACAAACAGAAGATTTCTCCCACTTTAAAATATCTCAGGACCCCAACTCCAGCCAGAACCCACGACAACAAACACATCAGGATCCCAAATCCACGCAGGGGAAATGACAACAAACCCCTCACCGAGACCCCAAATCCACGCAGGGCAAATGACAACAAACACCTCAAGATCTCACCTCCACCCAGGGCCCATGACAACAAACCCCTCACCAAGATCTCACCTCCACCCAGGGCCCATGACAACAAACCCCTCACCAAGATCTCAACTCCACCCAGGGCCCATGACAACAAACCCCTCACCAAGATCACACCTCCACCCAGGGCCCTTAACAACAAACCCCTCACCAAGATCTCAACTCCACCCAGGGCCCTTAACAACAAACCCCTCACCAAGACCCCATATCCACCCAGGGCCCATGACAACAAACCCCTCACCGAGACCCCATATCCACCCAGGGCCCATGACAACAAACCCCTCACCAAGACCCCAAATCCACCTAGAGCCCATGATGGCAAACATCTTCCAACTCCTGCCAGGGCATATGACCTCAGGACCCCAACTCCATCCAGGGCCCATGACAGCAAATAA